One segment of Dolichospermum sp. DET69 DNA contains the following:
- a CDS encoding alpha/beta fold hydrolase, whose translation MRTSTKTWIWQDFPICYQTQGTTGPAVILIHGFGASWGHWRKNIPALATNCRVYAIDLIGFGGSAKPNPGEKITYTLETWGQQVADFCQEVVGEPAFLVGNSIGCIVAMQAAVISPDMALGTALLNCSLRLLHDRKRVALPWIKRFGAPILQNFLAIKPVGDFFFNRLAQPQTVKKILLQAYANRETVTDELIDILMTPAKDPGAAAVFLAFTAYSSGPLPEDLLPVLSCPVIILWGTADPWEPIDLGKELADFPTVEKFISLEGVGHCPQDEAPELVNPILLDWIGELLAEKKEQIQKN comes from the coding sequence ATGAGAACTTCTACAAAAACCTGGATTTGGCAAGATTTCCCTATTTGTTACCAAACACAAGGTACTACTGGACCTGCTGTGATTTTAATACATGGATTTGGTGCATCATGGGGGCATTGGCGGAAAAATATCCCAGCTTTAGCTACAAATTGCCGGGTTTATGCGATTGATTTAATTGGCTTTGGGGGTTCAGCTAAACCCAACCCAGGGGAAAAAATTACCTATACCCTAGAAACTTGGGGACAACAAGTAGCGGATTTTTGTCAAGAAGTGGTAGGTGAACCGGCTTTTTTGGTGGGAAATTCTATTGGTTGTATTGTCGCTATGCAAGCTGCGGTAATTAGCCCAGATATGGCTTTAGGAACTGCTTTGCTTAACTGTTCTTTGCGGTTATTACATGATCGTAAACGGGTGGCTTTACCTTGGATAAAGCGGTTTGGTGCGCCAATTCTCCAAAACTTTTTGGCAATTAAACCAGTAGGTGATTTCTTTTTTAATCGCCTGGCACAACCGCAAACCGTTAAAAAGATTCTTTTACAAGCCTATGCTAATAGGGAAACGGTGACAGACGAGTTAATAGATATTTTGATGACACCAGCAAAAGATCCTGGTGCTGCGGCTGTATTTCTGGCTTTTACTGCTTATTCCAGTGGCCCTTTACCGGAAGACTTATTACCTGTATTATCTTGTCCAGTAATTATTTTATGGGGAACGGCTGACCCTTGGGAACCTATTGATTTAGGTAAAGAGTTAGCCGATTTTCCCACTGTAGAAAAGTTTATTTCTTTAGAAGGAGTGGGACACTGTCCTCAAGATGAAGCTCCTGAGTTAGTAAATCCGATTTTACTTGATTGGATTGGTGAATTACTAGCTGAGAAAAAAGAGCAAATTCAGAAAAATTAA